The following are from one region of the Abiotrophia defectiva ATCC 49176 genome:
- a CDS encoding helix-turn-helix transcriptional regulator, whose product MREMQQIQISYQYDHERLYEALKRRGMTERALAEKIYCSPATVSRIFNGCGRLSIETIIMVCLAMKLTVEEQLEIFYFSCMGILHHLGVSMGDTQDTKFDI is encoded by the coding sequence ATGAGAGAGATGCAGCAAATTCAGATCAGCTACCAATACGATCATGAGCGTCTCTATGAGGCACTTAAGCGGAGAGGCATGACCGAGCGTGCGTTGGCAGAGAAAATCTATTGTTCGCCCGCTACGGTCTCTCGCATCTTCAATGGTTGTGGCCGTCTAAGCATTGAGACCATCATTATGGTCTGTCTAGCTATGAAACTAACAGTTGAAGAGCAGCTTGAGATTTTCTATTTCTCTTGTATGGGTATCTTGCACCATTTAGGGGTGAGTATGGGCGATACCCAAGACACTAAATTCGACATATGA
- a CDS encoding DUF4177 domain-containing protein, with protein sequence MGFLDNAKNESSYSVASGRDLNYVVLQVTLKEKFIGTGSGNLAELEEVINRQAAKGYRLHTIATSNGGSKGFMGGDRIQATLVFESL encoded by the coding sequence ATGGGATTTTTGGATAATGCAAAGAATGAAAGTAGCTATTCAGTAGCGTCTGGTAGAGATTTGAATTATGTGGTTTTACAGGTAACCCTGAAGGAAAAATTTATTGGGACGGGTTCTGGAAATCTAGCGGAGCTAGAGGAAGTCATTAACAGACAAGCTGCAAAAGGATATAGACTTCATACTATTGCGACAAGTAATGGTGGCAGCAAAGGCTTTATGGGCGGAGATAGAATCCAGGCTACACTAGTTTTTGAGTCGCTTTAG